In a genomic window of Zingiber officinale cultivar Zhangliang chromosome 9B, Zo_v1.1, whole genome shotgun sequence:
- the LOC122025710 gene encoding protein indeterminate-domain 16-like isoform X1: protein MLSSSNPAKFAVLPPMNSPVVSPVDEINGGKRKRRPAGTPDPDAEVVSLSPRTLLEADRYVCEICGQGFQREQNLQMHRRRHKVPWKLVRRQQGADAGRNNKRVFVCPEVSCLHHDPRHALGDLVGIKKHFRRKHSSHRQWACARCGKAYAVHSDYKAHLKTCGTRGHSCDCGRVFSRVESFIEHQDSCNASRAGGRQTTQSPRPPLTLSTTDVSTTTDANANANVNAGSTPTAAAALPAPSFLPLFLPPPPPLPIIPNERHHQHHNYLELQLLPTTSYSLLHRTAPRAPFSPDQEAATPTELQLSIGPPGVVTDAARAPARDDKEEVEMAEKEFADAKRIRQQARAKLENAYVLREHAKKRIASMLLQITCHSCRKQWPSKSSPSTSSDHNPN, encoded by the exons ATGCTAAGCTCTTCCAACCCTGCGAAGTTTGCTGTCCTTCCTCCCATGAACAGTCCTGTGGTGTCTCCTGTGGATGAGATCAATGGAGGCAAGAGGAAAAGAAGGCCTGCAGGGACACCAG ATCCGGACGCGGAGGTGGTGTCGCTGTCGCCGCGGACGCTGCTGGAGGCGGACCGGTACGTGTGCGAGATCTGCGGGCAGGGGTTCCAGCGGGAGCAGAACCTGCAGATGCACCGGCGGCGGCACAAGGTGCCGTGGAAGTTGGTGCGGCGGCAGCAGGGAGCGGATGCGGGGAGGAATAACAAGCGGGTGTTCGTGTGCCCGGAGGTGAGCTGCCTGCACCACGACCCGCGGCACGCGCTGGGCGACCTCGTCGGCATCAAGAAACACTTCCGGCGGAAGCACAGCAGCCACCGGCAGTGGGCCTGCGCCCGGTGCGGCAAGGCCTACGCCGTCCACTCCGACTACAAGGCCCACCTCAAGACCTGCGGCACCCGCGGCCACTCCTGCGACTGCGGCCGCGTCTTCTCCAG AGTAGAGAGCTTCATAGAGCACCAAGATTCGTGCAACGCCAGCCGAGCAGGAGGACGGCAAACCACTCAATCCCCACGGCCTCCACTCACCCTCTCCACTACCGACGTCTCCACCACCACCGACGCCAACGCCAACGCCAACGTTAACGCCGGCTCTACTCCAACTGCAGCAGCAGCTCTACCGGCGCCGTCATTTCTTCCATTATtcttgccgccgccgccgccgctgccaATTATTCCAAACGAGCGCCACCATCAACACCATAACTATCTCGAGCTCCAATTGCTGCCCACCACGTCCTACAGTCTCCTCCACAGAACCGCACCTCGCGCTCCCTTCTCTCCTGATCAGGAAGCGGCGACGCCGACGGAGCTCCAACTGTCGATCGGGCCGCCGGGAGTAGTTACCGACGCGGCGCGGGCGCCAGCGAGGGATGATAAGGAAGAGGTGGAGATGGCGGAGAAGGAGTTCGCCGACGCGAAGAGGATCCGGCAGCAGGCGCGGGCGAAGCTGGAGAACGCCTACGTGCTGAGGGA